The Odocoileus virginianus isolate 20LAN1187 ecotype Illinois chromosome 27, Ovbor_1.2, whole genome shotgun sequence genome has a window encoding:
- the LOC110133404 gene encoding olfactory receptor 2H2-like isoform X2 → MKRTNASTPEGFILLGFSDQPHLEMVLLLVVSIIYILTLMGNTAIILVSYFNPKLHTPMYFFLSNLSFLDLCFTTSIVPQMLWNLKGPDKTISYTGCVIQLFVALGLGSTECILLTVMAYDRFSAICRPLHYGVIMHPKLLQQLAALAWISGFVESTVQTILVFQLPLCSHHMMDDFMCEEPALIKIACVNTTFLENELSIAIVFYVVIPLGLILVSYFCIVRTVLKIKSAEGRRKAFGTCGSHLIVVVLFFGTIISVYIQPKSKYTGNYSKFLTLFYTVVTPSLNPLIYTLRNKEVKCALRRLVGRDSN, encoded by the coding sequence atgaaaagaacaaatgCTAGCACTCCGGAAGGTTTCATCCTACTGGGCTTTTCTGACCAGCCCCACCTGGAGATGGTTCTCCTTCTCGTCGTCTCTATCATATACATTCTGACACTGATGGGGAACACAGCAATCATACTGGTCTCATACTTTAACCCCAAACTCCACACgcccatgtatttcttcctctccAATCTCTCCTTCCTGGACCTCTGTTTCACCACCAGTATTGTCCCACAAATGCTTTGGAATCTCAAGGGGCCTGACAAGACCATTAGCTACACTGGTTGTGTGATCCAGCTGTTTGTTGCTTTGGGGCTGGGCTCCACAGAGTGCATCCTGCTGACTGTtatggcctatgaccgcttcaGTGCTATCTGTCGACCCCTCCACTATGGAGTCATCATGCACCCAAAGCTTCTTCAGCAGCTAGCAGCTCTGGCCTGGATCAGTGGTTTTGTTGAGTCCACGGTTCAGACCATCCTTGTTTTCCAATTGCCTCTTTGCAGCCATCACATGATGGATGATTTCATGTGCGAGGAGCCTGCCCTGATTAAGATTGCCTGTGTGAACACAACCTTCCTGGAAAATGAGCTCTCCATAGCTATTGTTTTCTATGTGGTGATACCTCTGGGGCTTATTCTGGTCTCCTATTTCTGCATTGTTAGGACTGTGCTGAAGATAAAATccgctgaaggcaggaggaaagcatTTGGGACTTGTGGGTCCCACCTAAttgttgtggttttgttttttgggacaATAATTTCTGTCTACATCCAACCCAAAAGCAAATACACAGGGAATTACAGTAAATTCCTCACCCTCTTCTACACTGTAGTGACACCCTCACTTAATCCTTTGATCTACACCTTGAGAAATAAAGAAGTTAAGTGCGCTCTAAGAAGGTTAGTGGGAAGAGATTCAAACTGA
- the LOC110133404 gene encoding olfactory receptor 2H2-like isoform X1 yields MKRTNASTPEGFILLGFSDQPHLEMVLLLVVSIIYILTLMGNTAIILVSYFNPKLHTPMYFFLSNLSFLDLCFTTSIVPQMLWNLKGPDKTISYTGCVIQLFVALGLGSTECILLTVMAYDRFSAICRPLHYGVIMHPKLLQQLAALAWISGFVESTVQTILVFQLPLCSHHMMDDFMCEEPALIKIACVNTTFLENELSIAIVFYVVIPLGLILVSYFCIVRTVLKIKSAEGRRKAFGTCGSHLIVVVLFFGTIISVYIQPKSKYTGNYSKFLTLFYTVVTPSLNPLIYTLRNKEVKCALRRLVGRVFLIKKKIFFLFLSLSFFFFKFFIFSLSFSFIIPYYSPITPQLSFSYIFTIFLFGGKKKIFFFLFFFSFSCFYLLFPFRVL; encoded by the exons atgaaaagaacaaatgCTAGCACTCCGGAAGGTTTCATCCTACTGGGCTTTTCTGACCAGCCCCACCTGGAGATGGTTCTCCTTCTCGTCGTCTCTATCATATACATTCTGACACTGATGGGGAACACAGCAATCATACTGGTCTCATACTTTAACCCCAAACTCCACACgcccatgtatttcttcctctccAATCTCTCCTTCCTGGACCTCTGTTTCACCACCAGTATTGTCCCACAAATGCTTTGGAATCTCAAGGGGCCTGACAAGACCATTAGCTACACTGGTTGTGTGATCCAGCTGTTTGTTGCTTTGGGGCTGGGCTCCACAGAGTGCATCCTGCTGACTGTtatggcctatgaccgcttcaGTGCTATCTGTCGACCCCTCCACTATGGAGTCATCATGCACCCAAAGCTTCTTCAGCAGCTAGCAGCTCTGGCCTGGATCAGTGGTTTTGTTGAGTCCACGGTTCAGACCATCCTTGTTTTCCAATTGCCTCTTTGCAGCCATCACATGATGGATGATTTCATGTGCGAGGAGCCTGCCCTGATTAAGATTGCCTGTGTGAACACAACCTTCCTGGAAAATGAGCTCTCCATAGCTATTGTTTTCTATGTGGTGATACCTCTGGGGCTTATTCTGGTCTCCTATTTCTGCATTGTTAGGACTGTGCTGAAGATAAAATccgctgaaggcaggaggaaagcatTTGGGACTTGTGGGTCCCACCTAAttgttgtggttttgttttttgggacaATAATTTCTGTCTACATCCAACCCAAAAGCAAATACACAGGGAATTACAGTAAATTCCTCACCCTCTTCTACACTGTAGTGACACCCTCACTTAATCCTTTGATCTACACCTTGAGAAATAAAGAAGTTAAGTGCGCTCTAAGAAGGTTAGTGGGAAGAG tttttttaattaaaaaaaaaattttttttctttttctttccctttctttttttttttttaaattttttattttttctctttcattttcttttataattccctattactcccccattactcctcaactttcattttcatatatttttacgatttttttatttgggggaaaaaaaaaaatttttttttttcttttctttttttctttttcttgtttttatctcctatttccttttagagtcctctaa